A single window of Zea mays cultivar B73 chromosome 10, Zm-B73-REFERENCE-NAM-5.0, whole genome shotgun sequence DNA harbors:
- the LOC103642161 gene encoding indole-3-acetic acid-induced protein ARG7: protein MEKCSSKIRSIVWLRQTLRRWRSRAASRAAAAAAADAAVPSGHVAVCVGGASRRFVVRAAHLNHPVFRELLRQAEEEYGFPRAGPIALPCDEALFEHVLRHLSAPSKSSSRFVTLDDLQSAGATHCCCVAAAGDSLPLLRGFSADKAVW, encoded by the coding sequence ATGGAGAAATGCAGCAGCAAGATCCGGTCCATCGTGTGGCTGCGGCAGACGCTGCGGCGGTGGCGGTCCCGAGCGGCgtcgcgcgcggcggcggcggcggcggctgatgCGGCGGTCCCGTCGGGCCACGTGGCGGTGTGCGTGGGCGGCGCGTCGCGGCGGTTCGTGGTGCGGGCGGCGCACCTGAACCACCCCGTGTTCCGGGAGCTGCTCCGGCAGGCGGAGGAGGAGTACGGGTTCCCGCGCGCGGGCCCCATCGCGCTCCCCTGCGACGAGGCCCTCTTCGAGCACGTCCTCCGCCACCTCTCCGCcccgtccaagtcctcctcccgcTTCGTCACCCTCGACGACCTCCAGAGCGCCGGCGCCACGCACTGCTGCTGCGTCGCCGCCGCCGGCGACTCGCTCCCGCTCCTCCGCGGCTTCTCCGCCGACAAGGCCGTCTGGTGA